The stretch of DNA GGGCGCTTAGAGCCGGTTGCGTCCCCGTTACCCTCCCTCAGTCGTACGAAAGCTGGGACGTCAGACACGTCTTGAACGAGACCGAGGCGAAGGCGCTCGTCACCGACTCGAGCCCGATCATGGGCCTGCTCGCGAGCAGCGAACCGTTGCGCGTCGCGGTCACTGTCGACAGCGACGCACGGATGGGGATCGACCTTCCCGACCTCCTCGACAACGGCGGGATGAACGGCGCGAACTCGCGGACCGGGATCGATATCGTGCGACGGGCGGACGACGCGCCGGGGCTGATCGCGTACCTCGAGCGGGATACCGACGAGCCGATCGCCGTCGTCTACACGCACGCTACTCTCAGCGCTAGTGCCGCTGCCGGGGCGACGATCTGTCGAGACGAGGAGAGCGCCACGCTCGAGGCACATCTCGGCGCGTGCCGACTGTCAAACCCGATCGAACTGTTGTTCGGCGTGAACGCGACGCTCGTCAGCGGCGGGCGATACCGACCGGTCGCGAGCCCGGACTCGGACACGATTCGGTCGTTGCTCGTCGCCACCGATGTCGATCGTGCCTTCGTTACACCCGCGCAGTACGATGGGCTCCGGGCGAGCGGGACGAGCATGGCCAGACGCGGACTCGCGATCGTCGACGCGACACCCACGACGACCCCCGAACAGGTGGCCGAGACCGACGACGCCGTCCGCCTCGTCGGTCGTCCGGAGACCGGGATCACCCACGTTCGCACGCGAGCCGATATCGACACCGGCTGGCTCGGTCGACCGCTGTCCGGCGCTCGAGCGCGCGTCGTCAGCGGCCCGACGGATGGGGAACTCGCGGTCGGAGGGCCGGGTGCCATGGACGAATACTACAACCGACCGGCGCTGACCGACGACGCGACCGTCACCATCGACGGCACGCGCTGGCTCAGAACCGGCGTTCCCGCAACCGCCCGCGATGGGACGGTCTTTCTCAGCGAGGACGCCGACACTGCCCGTGAGACGGCGGCGACGTGAGCGAGCACCGTTCGCCGGAACCACGATACCTTTTGGCGTCGCTTCCACAGACGGGATATGGACAGCGTCGACGCCGCCGGACTGGGGATCGGTGACGAGTATCCGCCCCGGATCATGGGTGTGTTGAACATCAGCGAAGAGTCGCCGTACGATCCGAGCGTCTACGACGACCCCGGCGAGGCGGCCCAGTACGTCGACGAGGAACTGATCGACGAGGGAGCCGATATCGTCGATATCGGCCTCGAGTCGGCGAACAAACGCTTCGACGTGCTCTCGGCCGAAGAGGAACTTGACCAGCTTCACCTCGCGCTCGAGACGATCGAGAGCGTCTCCGGAGATGCGATCTTCTCGATCGAGACCCGCTATGCGGCAGTCGCCGACGAGGCCCTCTCACAGGGCTTCGACATGGTCAACGACATCTGTGGCTTCGCCGACCCGGAGCTGCCCGCGGTCTGTGAGGACCACGACGCGGCGGTCGCGAAGATGGCGAGTCCGCCGGATATCGAGCGACCGGGTGCCGTCGAGGAGACCGACTGGGCTGCCCGGAAATCGACCGCGTGGGCCGCCGAAGCCGACTACGTCGATCAGGTCTCCGAGGCACTGAAACAGAACGGCTTGACCGACAAGACGATCATCGACCCTGCCTTTGGCGGCTGGAGCGAGGCCCAGACGCTCGCCGACGACCGTGAGACGTTCCGCCGACTGCGAGAGTTCCGGGCGCTCGAGCGCCCGATGCTGGTCTCGATCAACCGGAAGAACTTCCTCGGCGAGATCGCCGGTCGCGAGACCGACGAGCGACTGCCAGTCAGCCTCGCGGCGACCTCGATGGCCGTCGAACGCGGCGCACACGTGATCCGGACCCACGACGTGGCCGAGACGCGGGACGCGGCCCTGATCGGCAAGGCGTTTACCGAGCGTGCGAGCGCGACCGCAGACGGTATCACGATCTCACAACTGGACGTCACCTCCACTCGCGAGTTCCGAACGCAGCTCCGCGAGCGCGGCATCGATCCCGCGATTGCCGACGACTGGCAGGGTCAACTGCTCGAGCTCGATGGCCTCGATCCCGAGGCGATAGATCGGCTTGTTGCCATCGCGACCGAGCAGGGAGTAGTCGTCAGACGCACGGCTGACGGGGCGTGCTTGCTCGTGGGATCGACAGCCAACGTTTCCGCCGTTGCTGGCGCGCTCTCGTCTGAAACCGATTGTCTTGGAAAGCTCGGCGAGAAGCTGTCAGGGGTGCTGCGTTAAGAGAAAGCTTATGCCGGATGATTCAAAATGGTGGAGTGGACGCCGGGCGGCCTCCCGGGTAGGGGTACTTTGGAGGCGACCCCCGGCCCACAACACGGAATTATTGTGGTACTACACCGATCAGTGACAACTGTGGCAAGCCGTGTATACCGCCAGTTGACAGTCGCGGATACTGAGACGGGCTCCTATCAGTGGGTGTCGGTGGGCCCGCGACTGTCCTGCGGTCGGGCCGGGACATCGGGACAGCAGACCGTCTGAGACCGAACACACAAAGCGATCGCCCGACGAGATCGTCTATGGAGTTCGACGAGTGGGAACCGGTCTACGAGACGATCCTGGACGATTTCGGCTACGACCGCGCTGGCGACGAACGCGGGCGCGATCTCCTCGCGTCGTTGCTCGAGACGTCGTTCGACCCCGCCGACCTCTCGATCATCCGTGACGCGACCGTCGCTGTTGCCGGTGCCGGTCCCTCACTCGAGACCGAGCAGGCTCTCGAACGAGCACGCGCAGCCGATGTCGTCGTCGCCGCGTCGACTGCCGTCGATACCCTCGCGAGCGACGGGATCGACGTCGATTGTATGGTGACCGACCTCGACAAGAACCCCGACACCGTCGTCCGACTCACCCAGCGCGGCGTGCCGGTTGCAGTCCACGCCCACGGCGACAATCTCGAGTCGATCCGCGAGGTCGTTCCCGACTGTGACGCTGCATTCGTCCTGCCCACGACCCAGGCCGCACCCCGCGGCCCGGTCCGAAACTACGGTGGCTTCACCGACGGCGATCGCGCGGCCTTTCTCGCCGACCACCTCGGCGCCGCGAGCCTTACGTTCGTCGGCTGGGACTTCGACGACCCCGCGGTCGACCCCGTGAAAGCGCACAAACTCGAGTGGGCCGAGCGGCTGCTTATCTGGCTCGAGTCGCGCCGCGACGAGCGCTTTGCGGTCCTCGACGGTCGGCGAGACGCGATCGAGACAGACGCGATTCCCGTCACGGAGCCGTAGCGCCACGCTACCGGGTCCGTTCTACGCACTGTCGGCTGCGTGTGGCTCACCGGATTCGATATTCGACGATGTCGCTGCTGCCACAGGCCGGACACGTCGACACGGACTCGAGCGTGGTCCCACACCGCCGACACTCCTCGATGACTGTTCGCTCGTCCGTCCGAAACAGGACCGTCTCGAGCGCTTTCCGCACTGTCGACCGCGTCGTAGTACCGTTCTCTCGACTCCGCATGACTGGTCCGTTGCGAATATCACAATTCGTTATTGTCTCGTTAGACAGACTGACATGAGATTCGATATCGATACGACGCGGTAATCGGCTCCTACGGCCTCGAGATCGCGACCCGCTCGCCGACGAGACGAATCGCTTTTCGCTTAAAATAGTGCGTCGAGTTCGCCGCCGGTGTCCATCAGCGACGCGAACTCTTCGTCGGCGCTGGTCTGGACCTCCGTGGTCGTCTCCTGTGTCTCGATCGCGACCTGCTGGAGCCGGTCGATCCGCGGCACGTCGGTCACGCCCGACAGCAGGACGATCGCACCGACTTCGTCGCGATCGGGGAGGGGGTAGTCGCCGCCGCGGATCTCCATGCTTCCGGTCTCATCCTCGAGCCACTGGCGACCGCGCTCGACGCCCTTGCGATTTAAGTGGGACGGCGGGCCGGTGGCGACGACGAGCCCACGATCTGCGCTGGCGACCTCACAGGGAAGCGTCAACCGCCCGAGAGTGGCCTTCCGGACGAGGCTGGTTAGCCGGTTGGTCGCTTCCCCTTCATCGAACGTCTCGTCGCTGCTGGTCAGCGAGGAGAGGAGTCCGTCGTTCGTCTCGACGGTTTCGCTCGCGTAGCCGATCGTGGAGACGCCGCTGCTCGAGAGCGTGTTGATGATCTCCGAGGAGTCGACGACGCTCTCGGCAACGTGGTCGCCCTGCTGGACCTCGCCGGCGGCAAAGAGGAGGCCGAACCGCTCGGCGATTTCGCGGTTGATGCGGTCGTAGCCGCTGCCGACGGACTCGCCGGCGCTGCGCCAGGCGTCGTTATCGAAGACGAGCAGGTTGTCGACCTCGTCGACGAACGTCCGGAACGACCGGGCGGCGTTGAGTGTGTAGATGCTGCCCTCGTCCGTTCCGGGGAGGAGACCCAGTCCGTAGACTGGCTGGGTGTAGATCCGCCGCAGCTGTCTCGCGAGGACCGGTGCGCCGCCGCTGCCGGTGCCGCCGCCCATACCGGCGACGACGAGGAACGCGTCGATCTCGTGGGCCGGAACCCGGTCGATCGCAGCCTGAATCTCGTCGCTGTCCGATTTAGCGATTTCTGCGCCGAGTTCGTTGTCCGCACCGACGCCGTGGCCCTTGACGCGAGCCTGCCCGATGAGGACGCGGTTTGCCATCGGAACGTGCTCGAGTCCTTTGAGATCCGTCGTCGCGGAATTGATCGCGATCGCCGATTCGACGAAGCCGCCGTCGATCCGAGCGTCGAACGCCAGGAACTCGTCGACGACCTTTCCGCCCGCTTGACCGAAGCCGATGAGTGCGAGTTTCATAGCTGTCTCTCGTGGCCGTTCCCTGGAGTGGCTGCGGTCGACCGGTGAGGGTCGGCGCGCCCCGTTGTCATGGGAACGGGTTCCACACCACGACGGTCCGGGGACGCAGGCATTGTTATGACCGGCATACAAATGGAGTAAAGACAGTCATGGACTCATTATACTCATCGAACAGCGACTTTCATCGATCAACGATCAGTGGTGAGTTGCTCGAGCCCTGCCGTCGCTCACGGATCGCCGGAAACACGATGTTTTCCCCGCTCGAGTCGTCACGTCACGTGTGATCGTACACTGGCACCGTCGGGATCTCCGCCCGAGCGACAATCGCGGGCTCGCACGCGCCGCGAGCGATGGGCCGGTCGTCCCGCTTTTCGTTCTCGATCCGACCGTCCTCGAGTACGCCTCGCCGATCCGGGTTGCGTGTCTGCTCGAGGCCCTCGACGACCTGCGGGCGTGGTACCGCGAGCACGGAAGTGACCTGCTCGTCGTCCGAGGTGAGGCGAGTGCGGTCGTCCCCGAGGTCGCAGCCGAGTACGACGCGACGCGCGTCGTCTGGAACGAGGACTACAGCGGGCTCGCGCAGGACCGCGATCGGGCGGTTCGGGCGGCGCTCGAGGATGCCGACACTCCGTGTGAGTCGATCCACGACGCGATCCACCACGAACCGGGGTCGATCACGCCGAATCAGGGCGCACACTACTCGGTGTTTTCGTACTTCTGGAAGAAGTGGCGCGATCGCGAAAAACGGGACCCGGTCGACGAACCCGATCCGGGCAACCTCGCTGCCGTCTCGGGTAACCCGATCCCGTCGCTCGCGGACCTGGGGTTCGACGCCCCCGAGGCGACGCCGCCGACGGTGACGACGGCAGCGGCTCGAGAGCGCGTCGCGGCGTTCTGTGCGGGGCCGATCTACGACTACGCGGCGCGACGCGACTACCCCGCCGAGAGTGGAACCTCGCGGCTCTCTCCCCATCTCAAGTGGGGG from Natrinema sp. HArc-T2 encodes:
- a CDS encoding tubulin/FtsZ family protein; the encoded protein is MKLALIGFGQAGGKVVDEFLAFDARIDGGFVESAIAINSATTDLKGLEHVPMANRVLIGQARVKGHGVGADNELGAEIAKSDSDEIQAAIDRVPAHEIDAFLVVAGMGGGTGSGGAPVLARQLRRIYTQPVYGLGLLPGTDEGSIYTLNAARSFRTFVDEVDNLLVFDNDAWRSAGESVGSGYDRINREIAERFGLLFAAGEVQQGDHVAESVVDSSEIINTLSSSGVSTIGYASETVETNDGLLSSLTSSDETFDEGEATNRLTSLVRKATLGRLTLPCEVASADRGLVVATGPPSHLNRKGVERGRQWLEDETGSMEIRGGDYPLPDRDEVGAIVLLSGVTDVPRIDRLQQVAIETQETTTEVQTSADEEFASLMDTGGELDALF
- a CDS encoding 6-hydroxymethylpterin diphosphokinase MptE-like protein is translated as MEFDEWEPVYETILDDFGYDRAGDERGRDLLASLLETSFDPADLSIIRDATVAVAGAGPSLETEQALERARAADVVVAASTAVDTLASDGIDVDCMVTDLDKNPDTVVRLTQRGVPVAVHAHGDNLESIREVVPDCDAAFVLPTTQAAPRGPVRNYGGFTDGDRAAFLADHLGAASLTFVGWDFDDPAVDPVKAHKLEWAERLLIWLESRRDERFAVLDGRRDAIETDAIPVTEP
- the folP gene encoding dihydropteroate synthase, with translation MDSVDAAGLGIGDEYPPRIMGVLNISEESPYDPSVYDDPGEAAQYVDEELIDEGADIVDIGLESANKRFDVLSAEEELDQLHLALETIESVSGDAIFSIETRYAAVADEALSQGFDMVNDICGFADPELPAVCEDHDAAVAKMASPPDIERPGAVEETDWAARKSTAWAAEADYVDQVSEALKQNGLTDKTIIDPAFGGWSEAQTLADDRETFRRLREFRALERPMLVSINRKNFLGEIAGRETDERLPVSLAATSMAVERGAHVIRTHDVAETRDAALIGKAFTERASATADGITISQLDVTSTREFRTQLRERGIDPAIADDWQGQLLELDGLDPEAIDRLVAIATEQGVVVRRTADGACLLVGSTANVSAVAGALSSETDCLGKLGEKLSGVLR
- a CDS encoding AMP-binding protein, whose protein sequence is MTNFVTELQSSVMANRTAVALERDGSMTFSQLWSATNSFAGGLTNREITAGDRVVIHAANSRAVLIGVYGALRAGCVPVTLPQSYESWDVRHVLNETEAKALVTDSSPIMGLLASSEPLRVAVTVDSDARMGIDLPDLLDNGGMNGANSRTGIDIVRRADDAPGLIAYLERDTDEPIAVVYTHATLSASAAAGATICRDEESATLEAHLGACRLSNPIELLFGVNATLVSGGRYRPVASPDSDTIRSLLVATDVDRAFVTPAQYDGLRASGTSMARRGLAIVDATPTTTPEQVAETDDAVRLVGRPETGITHVRTRADIDTGWLGRPLSGARARVVSGPTDGELAVGGPGAMDEYYNRPALTDDATVTIDGTRWLRTGVPATARDGTVFLSEDADTARETAAT
- a CDS encoding deoxyribodipyrimidine photo-lyase, whose protein sequence is MIVHWHRRDLRPSDNRGLARAASDGPVVPLFVLDPTVLEYASPIRVACLLEALDDLRAWYREHGSDLLVVRGEASAVVPEVAAEYDATRVVWNEDYSGLAQDRDRAVRAALEDADTPCESIHDAIHHEPGSITPNQGAHYSVFSYFWKKWRDREKRDPVDEPDPGNLAAVSGNPIPSLADLGFDAPEATPPTVTTAAARERVAAFCAGPIYDYAARRDYPAESGTSRLSPHLKWGTIGPRELYAATDRAARRAETDDDRESVRAFQRQLAWREFYAHVLAFNPETVTENFSGYENEIEWQNDPVELEAWQAGETGYPIVDAGMRQLLAEGWMHNRVRMLVASFLTKDLLTDWRVGYDWFRQQLADHDTANDVGGWQWAGSTGTDAQPYFRVFNPMKQGREYDPDGEYIREYVPELADATADEIHSWHELAPAEREEAAPAYPAPIVDHADRRERAIDLFERARGE